In a genomic window of Numenius arquata chromosome 5, bNumArq3.hap1.1, whole genome shotgun sequence:
- the SYTL4 gene encoding synaptotagmin-like protein 4 isoform X2, translated as MVMSPVLGMEARDVSIPVPALATEPRLAQRLREHLEEEQLLDGRYRLQEVPGGRVALPVLEEKLDQLQLPQEMPCELVRIQDPVPSRAARRQTPAQKLRDELRWLLGESWSEELERDVPHAWQRHGDLVLLSEDSFRAAPWQKLGPVLWETVASALGARRLARRGRVLPDGMRSPSVTLLLGQDGWVEHVDNGIRYTFDVTKCMFSPGNITEKLRVASLPCSGEVLVDLYAGIGYFTLPYLIHAAAAFVHACEWNGHAVEALQRNLALNGVQDRCRVHHGDSRQLELRDVADRVNLGLIPSSEEGWPVACRVLKKGTGGVLHIHHNVETPPAPAPTQTLVLWAETGSPEGAGSDGEMQRPTEDGGKETLGARIRPEWQRWAEATASRIRGLLAELHGQPWRTSILHIEAVKSYAPHVHHLVLDLECRPTFPA; from the exons ATGGTGATGTCCCCCGTCCTGGGGATGGAGGCAAGGGATGTCTCCATCCCCGTCCCTGCACTGGCCACGGAGCCACGGCTCGCCCAGCGCCTCAG GGAGCATTTGGAAGAGGAGCAGCTCCTGGACGGGCGCTACCGGCTGCAGGAGGTTCCAGGAGGCCGGGTGGCCCTGCCCGTGCTGGAGGAGAAGCTTGACCAGCTGCAGCTGCCCCAGGAGATGCCCTGTGAGCTGGTCCGCATCCAG GATCCCGTCCCCTCCAGGGCAGCCCGCCGGCAGACGCCTGCCCAGAAGCTGCGGGACGAGCTGCGGTGGCTGCTGGGCGAGAGCTGGTCGGAGGAGCTGGAGCGTGACGTGCCGCACGCCTGGCAGCGGCACGGGGACCTGGTCCTGCTGAGCGAGGACAGCTTCAGGGCTGCCCCCTGGCAGAAGCTGG GTCCGGTTCTCTGGGAGACAGTCGCCTCGGCTCTGGGTGCCCGGCGGCTGGCTAGGCGAGGACGGGTGTTGCCGGATGGCATGCGGTCCCCCAGTGTCACCCTGCTGCTGGGCCAGGACGGCTGGGTGGAGCACGTGGACAACGGGATCAG GTACACGTTCGACGTGACCAAGTGCATGTTCTCACCGGGCAACATCACGGAGAAGTTGCGGGtggcctccctgccctgctccgggGAGGTTCTGGTGGATCTCTACGCAG gcATCGGCTATTTCACGCTGCCTTACCTGATTCACGCGGCGGCCGCCTTCGTCCACGCCTGCGAGTGGAACGGCCACGCCGTGGAGGCCCTGCAGAGGAACCTGGCTCTGAACGGTGTGCAGGACCGCTGCCGTGTCCACCACGGGGACAGCCGGCAG CTGGAGCTGCGGGACGTAGCGGACCGCGTGAACCTGGGGCTGATTCCCAGCTCGGAGGAAGGCTGGCCGGTGGCCTGTCGCGTCCTGAAGAAGGGTACGGGTGGGGTTCTCCACATCCACCACAACGTGGAGACTCCCCCGGCACCGGCCCCAACACAGACCCTGGTCCTGTGGGCTGAGACAGGGTCTCCAGAAGGAGCTGGCTCTGATGGAGAGATGCAGCGGCCAACGGAGGACGGCGGGAAGGAGACACTGGGGGCCAGGATCAGGCCTGAGTGGCAGAGGTGGGCTGAAGCCACAGCGTCACGGATCcgggggctgctggcagagctgcatgGGCAGCCGTGGCGCACCAGCATCCTGCACATCGAGGCAGTGAAGTCCTATGCGCCCCACGTGCATCACCTCGTGCTGGACCTCGAGTGCCGGCCCACGTTCCCCGCCTAG
- the SYTL4 gene encoding synaptotagmin-like protein 4 isoform X1 → MVMSPVLGMEARDVSIPVPALATEPRLAQRLREHLEEEQLLDGRYRLQEVPGGRVALPVLEEKLDQLQLPQEMPCELVRIQDPVPSRAARRQTPAQKLRDELRWLLGESWSEELERDVPHAWQRHGDLVLLSEDSFRAAPWQKLGPVLWETVASALGARRLARRGRVLPDGMRSPSVTLLLGQDGWVEHVDNGIRYTFDVTKCMFSPGNITEKLRVASLPCSGEVLVDLYAGIGYFTLPYLIHAAAAFVHACEWNGHAVEALQRNLALNGVQDRCRVHHGDSRQQGRVRLLLASRFPGGEMSEAVDLSFLSEAERDLILQVLQRDEELRKAEERRIRRLKNELLEIRRKGAKRGSQRYSERTCARCQQSLGRISPKANTCRGCNHLVCRDCRSYGPNSSWRCKVCSKEAELKKTTGDWFYDQRVNRFANRLGSDMVRLSLRHRSAASKRETVGQTLLQKAQLGESKSSSTARQQSPPAPREGSSLFPDASDPRDGKSDTESMENMSLDGYRPSPAGTRGRSNSLERAAPLRDGKQVAVPAGPAASSLTLPLHSKNKLSDGRDATMGSRSSALVDEHETIFKKNPRRVVRPAEYTKSVIDLRPEDFVGDGGSLGDRSKSVPGLNTELEEEEEDIDNLVEIHRQRVARGSMRSGTSSSTLGSMVSIYSEAGDFGNVAVTGGISFSLSYEEKTQTLFIHVKECRQLAYGDEGKKRSNPYVKTYLLPDKSRQGKRKTTIKRNTINPLYNELLKYEISKSLLLARTLQFSVWHHDRFGRNTFLGEVEVPLDAWNFESHLEEFLPLHGKIGADAAGLHQYKGELVVSMKYIPSSKHPGAGNGRKGKTGEGGELQVWIKEAKNLTAAKSGGTSDSFVKGYLLPHKNKASKRKTPVVKKTLNPHYNHTFVYNGINPEDLQHICLELTVWDREPLSSNDFLGGVRLGVGNGMSNGQAVDWMDSMGEEVNLWQKMRQYPGSWAEGTLQLRSTMAKLRP, encoded by the exons ATGGTGATGTCCCCCGTCCTGGGGATGGAGGCAAGGGATGTCTCCATCCCCGTCCCTGCACTGGCCACGGAGCCACGGCTCGCCCAGCGCCTCAG GGAGCATTTGGAAGAGGAGCAGCTCCTGGACGGGCGCTACCGGCTGCAGGAGGTTCCAGGAGGCCGGGTGGCCCTGCCCGTGCTGGAGGAGAAGCTTGACCAGCTGCAGCTGCCCCAGGAGATGCCCTGTGAGCTGGTCCGCATCCAG GATCCCGTCCCCTCCAGGGCAGCCCGCCGGCAGACGCCTGCCCAGAAGCTGCGGGACGAGCTGCGGTGGCTGCTGGGCGAGAGCTGGTCGGAGGAGCTGGAGCGTGACGTGCCGCACGCCTGGCAGCGGCACGGGGACCTGGTCCTGCTGAGCGAGGACAGCTTCAGGGCTGCCCCCTGGCAGAAGCTGG GTCCGGTTCTCTGGGAGACAGTCGCCTCGGCTCTGGGTGCCCGGCGGCTGGCTAGGCGAGGACGGGTGTTGCCGGATGGCATGCGGTCCCCCAGTGTCACCCTGCTGCTGGGCCAGGACGGCTGGGTGGAGCACGTGGACAACGGGATCAG GTACACGTTCGACGTGACCAAGTGCATGTTCTCACCGGGCAACATCACGGAGAAGTTGCGGGtggcctccctgccctgctccgggGAGGTTCTGGTGGATCTCTACGCAG gcATCGGCTATTTCACGCTGCCTTACCTGATTCACGCGGCGGCCGCCTTCGTCCACGCCTGCGAGTGGAACGGCCACGCCGTGGAGGCCCTGCAGAGGAACCTGGCTCTGAACGGTGTGCAGGACCGCTGCCGTGTCCACCACGGGGACAGCCGGCAG CAGGGGCGCGTCCGGCTACTTCTGGCCAGCCGATTCCCGGGTGGAGAGATGTCGGAAGCCGTGGATCTGTCCTTCCTGTCCGAGGCCGAGAGAGATTTGATCCTGCAGGTCCTACAGCGTGATGAGGAGCTCCGcaaagcagaggagaggagaatCAG ACGTCTGAAGAACGAGCTGCTGGAGATCCGGCGCAAGGGGGCCAAGCGTGGCAGCCAGCGCTACAGCGAgcggacctgcgcccgctgccaGCAGAGCCTGGGCCGCATCAGCCCCAAGGCCAACACTTGCCGGGGCTGCAACCACTTGGTGTGTCGGGACTGCCGTTCCTATGGCCCAAACAGCTCCTGGCGCTGCAAAGTCTGCTCCAAGGAGGC TGAGCTGAAGAAAACGACGGGGGACTGGTTCTACGACCAGAGGGTCAACCGCTTTGCCAACCGGCTGGGCAGCGACATGGTGCGGCTGTCCCTGCGGCACCGGTCGGCAG CCAGCAAAAGAGAGACCGTGGGACAAACCCTCCTCCAGAAAGCCCAGCTTGGCGAGTCCAAAAGCTCCTCCACAGCCCGTCAGCAGAGCCCTCCAGCACCCCGGGAAGGGTCCAG TTTGTTTCCAGATGCCTCAGACCCTCGGGATGGCAAAAGCGACACGGAGTCCATGGAAAACATGAGCCTGGATGGCTACAGACCTAGTCCTGCTGGCACGAGGGGCAG GAGTAACTCCCTGGAGAGAGCTGCCCCTCTCAGAGATGGAAAACAGGTTGCTGTGCCAGCAGGACCCGCTGCCTCCAGCCTGACCCTCCCTCTCCACTCCAAAAACAAGCTCTCCGACGGACGG GATGCCACCATGGGAAGCCGCAGCAGTGCCTTGGTCGACGAACACGAAACGATATTCAAGAAGAATCCCCGGCGGGTAGTGAGGCCTGCGG AGTACACCAAGTCGGTGATCGACCTGCGCCCGGAGGACTTCGTAGGGGATGGTGGCTCCTTGGGGGACAGAAGCAAGTCGGTCCCCGGCCTCAACACGGAGCTG gaggaggaggaggaggacatcgATAACCTGGTGGAGATCCATCGGCAGAGGGTGGCCCGGGGCAGCATGCGCAGTGGCACCTCCTCG AGCACTCTGGGGAGCATGGTCAGCATTTACAGTGAGGCGGGTGACTTCGGCAACGTGGCGGTCACCGGGGGAATTTCCTTCTCCCTGAGCTACGAGGAGAAGACGCAGACCTTGTTCATTCATGTGAAGGAGTGTCGCCAGCTGGCCTACGGGGACGAGGGCAAGAAGCGCTCCAACCC GTACGTGAAGACCTACCTCCTGCCCGACAAGTCCCGGCAAGGGAAACGCAAGACGACCATCAAACGCAACACCATCAACCCCCTGTACAACGAGCTGCTGAAG TACGAGATTAGCAAGTCCCTCCTGCTTGCGAGGACACTGCAGTTCTCCGTCTGGCACCATGATCGCTTTGGCCGCAACACCTTCCTGGGAGAGGTGGAGGTCCCGCTGGACGCCTGGAACTTCGAGAGCCACCTGGAGGAGTTTCTGCCCCTGCATGGCAAG ATTGGGGCGGATGCTGCTGGTCTCCACCAGTACAAGGGGGAGCTGGTCGTCTCCATGAAGTACATCCCGTCTTCCAAGCACCCTGGGGCTGGGAACGGCAGGAAGG GCAAAACAGGGGAAGGCGGTGAGCTCCAGGTCTGGATCAAAGAAGCCAAGAACCTCACGGCTGCCAAATCTGGGGGGACCTCAGACAGCTTCGTCAAGGG CTACCTCCTGccacacaaaaacaaagcctccAAGCGGAAGACACCGGTGGTGAAGAAGACCCTGAACCCTCATTACAACCACACCTTCGTCTACAACGGCATCAACCCTGAGGACCTGCAGCACATCTGCCTGGAGCTGACGGTCTGGGACCGGGAGCCACTCTCCAGCAATGACTTCCTCGGGGGTGTCCGCCTGGGGGTGGGCAATG GCATGAGCAACGGGCAGGCTGTGGACTGGATGGACTCCATGGGTGAGGAGGTGAACCTGTGGCAGAAGATGCGCCAGTACCCAGGCTCCTGGGCCGAGGGGACGCTCCAGCTCCGCTCCACCATGGCCAAGTTGCGGCCGTAA
- the SRPX2 gene encoding sushi repeat-containing protein SRPX2: MAQEAAPVLLVVLARLVSSTWHEGSGYYAAESHTNEVYVEEAPPEPALDYRRVPQWCATLNIHRGEATCYSPRGGSYRSTLGTRCELSCTRGYRLVGPSAVQCLPSRRWSGMAYCRQIRCHVLPAVLRGSYVCSAGVQMDSRCDYTCLPGYQLEGDRSRICMEDGRWSGSEPICVDLEPPKIRCPDSRERIAEPGKLTATVYWDPPRVKDSADGIIKRVMLRGPEPGSEFPEGEHVIRYTAHDQAYNRASCKFTIRVQVRRCPVLKPPQNGYLSCNSDGNNYGATCEYLCEGGYERQGTSLRVCQSTQQWTGSQPICAPMQINTAVSSAASLLDQFHEKRRLLIISAPDPSNRYYKMQISMLQQAACGLDLRHVTTIELVGQPPREVGRIREHQLSLGIIEELRQFLHLTRSHFNAVLLDKDGIDRERYISPVSPDELFLFIDTYLLSEREAARRAQSGDPCE; this comes from the exons ATGGCACAGGAGGCAGCCCCCGTCCTGCTGGTTGTTCTTGCCAGGCTGGTGTCATCCACGTGGCATGAAG ggtcTGGCTACTATGCAGCCGAGAGTCACACCAATGAAGTGTATGTGGAAGAAGCCCCCCCTGAGCCCGCCCTGGACTACCGCCGAG tGCCCCAGTGGTGTGCCACGCTCAACATCCACCGTGGAGAGGCCACCTGCTATTCGCCCCGGGGGGGCTCCTACCGCAGCACCTTGGGGACACGCTGCGAGCTGAGCTGCACCCGTGGCTACCGGCTGGTGGGGCCCAGCGCCGTCCAGTGCTTGCCCAGCCGCCGCTGGTCCGGGATGGCGTACTGCCGAC aaaTCCGGTGCCACGTGCTGCCGGCGGTGCTGCGGGGCTCCTACGTGTGCTCGGCCGGAGTGCAGATGGATTCCCGCTGCGACTACACCTGCCTGCCCGGCTACCAGCTGGAGGGCGACCGCAGCCGCATCTGCATGGAGGACGGGCGCTGGAGCGGGAGCGAGCCAATCTGTGTAG ATTTGGAGCCTCCCAAGATCCGCTGCCCAGACTCCCGGGAGCGGATAGCTGAGCCAGGCAAGCTGACGGCCACCGTCTACTGGGACCCCCCCCGTGTGAAGGACTCCGCTGATGGCATCATCAAGAG GGTGATGCTGCGGGGCCCGGAGCCCGGCTCCGAATTCCCCGAGGGGGAGCACGTCATCCGCTACACAGCCCACGACCAGGCCTACAACCGAGCCAGCTGCAAGTTCACCATCCGCGTCCAAG TGAGGCGCTGCCCCGTCCTGAAGCCCCCACAGAATGGCTACCTCTCCTGCAACTCCGACGGCAACAACTATGGCGCCACCTGCGAGTACCTGTGCGAGGGGGGGTATGAGCGGCAGGGGACCTCCCTGAGGGTCTGCCAGTCCACCCAGCAGTGGACAGGCTCCCAGCCCATCTGCGCAC CCATGCAGATCAACACGGCTGTGagctctgctgccagcctgcTGGATCAGTTCCACGAGAAACGCCGCCTCCTCATCATCTCAGCCCCCGACCCCTCTAACCGCTACTACAAGATGCAGATCTCCATGCTGCAG CAAGCTGCCTGTGGGCTGGACCTGCGACATGTCACCACCATCGAGCTGGTGGGACAGCCCCCACGGGAGGTGGGACGCATCCGGGAGCACCAGCTctcccttggcatcatcgaggaGCTCAG GCAGTTCCTGCACCTCACCCGCTCCCACTTCAATGCCGTGCTGCTGGACAAGGATGGCATCGACCGGGAGCGCTACATCTCCCCCGTCAGCCCCGACGAGCTCTTCCTCTTCATCGACACCTACCTGCTGAGCGAGCGGGAGGCGGCACGGCGGGCGCAGAGCGGGGACCCCTGCGAGTGA
- the TSPAN6 gene encoding tetraspanin-6: protein MASPSRRLQTKPVITCLKSVLLTYTFVFWVSGIVLLAVGVWGRVSLAVYFSLLDEKATNVPFVLVGAGTVVVLLGTFGCFATCRGSTWMLKLYAMLLSLIFLIVLVAAVVGFVFRHEIKTNFESNLNLALRDYNVTADRHSEAVDTIQRTLHCCGVQNYSDWERTEYFTQRGIPRSCCKSQDDCSEEDLKDPSKAKQKGCFFLVTSTMESKMSVVAGISFGIACFQLIGIILACCLSQYITNNQYEMV from the exons ATGGCGTCCCCGTCGCGGCGGCTGCAGACGAAGCCGGTGATCACCTGCCTCAAGAGCGTCCTGCTCACCTACACCTTCGTCTTCTGG gtgTCGGGTATCGTGCTGCTGGCCGTGGGCGTCTGGGGCAGGGTGAGCCTGGCCGTCTACTTCTCCCTGCTGGACGAGAAGGCCACCAATGTCCCCTTCGTCCTGGTGGGCGCCGGCACCGTCGTCGTCCTCCTGGGCACCTTCGGCTGCTTCGCCACCTGCCGCGGCAGCACCTGGATGCTCAAGCTG TACGCCATGCTCCTGTCCCTCATCTTCCTCATTGTCCTGGTGGCCGCCGTCGTGGGGTTCGTCTTCAGGCACGAG ATTAAGACAAACTTTGAGAGTAACCTCAACCTGGCCTTGAGGGACTACAACGTGACTGCGGATCGGCACAGCGAGGCCGTCGACACCATCCAGAGAACC CTACACTGCTGTGGGGTGCAGAACTACTCGGACTGGGAGAGGACTGAGTACTTCACCCAGAGGGGCATTCCCCGGAGCTGCTGCAAGAGCCAGGATGACTGCTCGGAGGAGGATCTGAAAGACCCGAGCAAAGCCAAGCAGAAA GGTTGTTTTTTCCTGGTAACCTCAACGATGGAGTCAAAAATGAGCGTGGTGGCTGGAATCTCCTTTGGCATCGCGTGCTTCCAG ttGATTGGCATCATTCTCGCCTGCTGCCTGTCCCAGTACATCACGAACAATCAGTACGAGATGGTGTAG